A region from the Clostridia bacterium genome encodes:
- the dinB gene encoding DNA polymerase IV yields MRTISHVDMDCFFAAVEALDHPEYRGKPLVVGGPRGSTRAVVSTCSYEARRFGVRSAMPVSQAERLCPQAIFVTGNMRRYAEVSREIMEVLRGFTPLVQQVSIDEAFLDMTGCEQFHADSHAMGAHIKRAIRDASGLNASVGIAPNRFLAKLGSDMSKPDGLLVIRLEDVDSFLSPLPVGRLWGVGEKGREALGRYGIATVADLRSWPREWLVERYGRWGAEAYDLARGVDDSPVVPDEERKSYGSECTFDTDVCDASVLRTSIAQHSRRVGRRLRSDGRLARTVTIKVKFADFTQITRGHSLSEPFDSDDSIYHAACALLDGLNLAAPVRLIGVSVSGIHDSRQLCLFQQRPPEHSVGAHGASEAGQGSGKSIDHVLDGIAEEFGVKGVMRGRELEMEARQR; encoded by the coding sequence TTGCGAACCATATCCCACGTCGACATGGACTGCTTCTTCGCTGCGGTGGAGGCGCTTGATCACCCAGAGTACCGGGGAAAGCCCCTGGTTGTGGGAGGGCCTCGGGGCAGCACCCGGGCAGTGGTATCCACCTGCTCTTACGAGGCGCGCAGGTTCGGGGTAAGATCGGCAATGCCAGTATCGCAGGCGGAGCGACTATGCCCGCAGGCCATCTTCGTGACCGGGAACATGAGGCGGTATGCGGAAGTCTCGCGGGAGATCATGGAGGTCTTGCGCGGCTTCACGCCCCTTGTCCAGCAGGTCTCCATCGATGAGGCCTTCCTTGACATGACCGGCTGCGAGCAGTTCCACGCGGATTCGCACGCCATGGGGGCCCATATCAAAAGGGCCATTCGCGATGCGTCCGGCCTGAACGCATCTGTGGGGATCGCCCCCAATCGGTTTCTGGCGAAGCTCGGTTCCGACATGTCCAAGCCAGATGGGCTTCTGGTGATCCGCCTGGAGGATGTGGACTCCTTCCTCTCTCCACTCCCGGTGGGACGGCTGTGGGGAGTGGGGGAGAAGGGAAGGGAGGCCCTGGGGAGATATGGGATCGCCACGGTCGCTGATCTTCGCAGCTGGCCACGGGAGTGGCTGGTCGAGCGGTACGGACGGTGGGGAGCAGAGGCCTACGACCTTGCTCGTGGAGTGGATGACTCCCCGGTAGTGCCTGATGAAGAGCGCAAGTCATACGGCTCTGAGTGCACATTCGATACTGATGTTTGCGATGCATCCGTGCTTCGCACCTCCATTGCGCAGCACTCCCGCAGGGTAGGTCGACGGCTTCGAAGCGACGGAAGGCTCGCCCGGACTGTGACGATCAAGGTCAAGTTCGCCGATTTTACCCAGATCACAAGGGGACACTCCCTGTCGGAACCGTTCGATAGCGACGATTCCATATACCATGCCGCCTGTGCACTCCTGGACGGCCTTAACCTAGCCGCGCCGGTGCGACTAATTGGCGTTTCGGTGTCGGGGATCCATGACTCGAGGCAGCTCTGCCTCTTTCAACAGAGACCGCCAGAGCACTCAGTCGGAGCGCACGGGGCTTCCGAGGCTGGGCAGGGCAGCGGCAAGAGCATCGACCATGTGCTCGATGGGATCGCGGAGGAGTTCGGGGTGAAGGGAGTGATGCGCGGCCGTGAGCTTGAAATGGAGGCGAGGCAGCGGTGA
- a CDS encoding phosphate propanoyltransferase, translating into MSDRLVPVGISSKHLHVSREDLATLFGPGHELTVKKDLSQKGQYAAEETVTLIGPKGSFTGIRILGPCRKQTQVELSRTDCFRLGITPPVRDSGDLAGSPSVRIVGPAGEVTIPCGVILAKRHIHMTPAEACELGVANGDIVMVRADGDRALTFDQVLIRVHDTFTWEMHLDTDEANAASLKNGDMVTIIKVG; encoded by the coding sequence ATGTCTGATCGTCTGGTTCCAGTCGGAATATCCAGCAAACACCTTCACGTATCCAGGGAAGACCTCGCTACACTGTTCGGGCCAGGGCATGAGCTGACTGTGAAGAAGGACCTCAGTCAAAAGGGGCAGTACGCTGCAGAGGAAACAGTGACGCTGATCGGCCCCAAGGGTTCGTTCACTGGAATCCGCATCCTCGGCCCCTGCCGAAAGCAGACTCAGGTCGAGCTGTCCCGCACTGATTGCTTTCGGCTGGGAATCACCCCTCCGGTTCGGGATTCCGGGGATCTGGCGGGCTCTCCATCAGTGCGCATCGTAGGGCCTGCGGGTGAAGTCACCATCCCTTGCGGTGTTATCCTGGCCAAACGCCACATACACATGACCCCCGCCGAAGCGTGCGAGCTCGGCGTCGCCAACGGCGACATCGTGATGGTGAGAGCAGACGGGGATCGGGCTCTCACCTTCGACCAGGTTCTGATCCGCGTGCACGACACGTTCACCTGGGAAATGCACCTAGATACCGACGAGGCGAACGCGGCGTCCCTAAAGAACGGAGATATGGTGACCATCATCAAGGTAGGCTAG